In Methanobacterium sp., the DNA window CTTTAGTAACTCCCAATTTCTTATATTTTTTAACAGATCTTTTCTTTTTCAATCTTTTAAAGACTGCCTTCTCCAGGAGTTCAACCTCCTTAGAAGAATTTTCTCCTTCCTCTGATTCTAAAGCTTTTTCTCTGAGGTTTTTAAACAGTTCTTTGTCTATTAGAATATCTCTTAACATTTATGGCACTCACTTCGTTGATTGGTTGTAAATTTACTAATATTGCAATAAGAAACATTGGTCTTGTAGTGGATAAATTAGTTTTGATGATTTAAATAATTAATTCATAAGTCAGATCCAGACAGTCTTGATCACATAATTGTTTTAATTCAGATTTATAATCCTAAAAAAACAGTAAGCTGTAATTAAAATTGATAAAATTAAATATGAAGTTTGAAAAATTGATTAATAATATGGAGGATGATAATAGTTTCATCACCCAAATCTTTTTTTAAGCTGGAGGATTATGGCTTGCATGTCCTCTTTACTCATATTGCACAAAGCATCTTCCATTTCATCCCACAGCATACCTTTGAAGTTTTCAACAAAATGTTCTACTTTTTTTTCATCCATTTAATGTCCCCCTAAATTTTTTATATATATATAGTTAATTCACCTTATTACACTTTAATACATACTAACTAATAAATTTTTCTCGAAAAAGTCATTAAAAAAAATCCCTAAGTAGATTTTTACTTGGAACCGCCTGCATATTCATTCATTGGGCTATAATCTGATTTTTTATTTATTAAGGAGTTACATAAATTATTTAAATAATGGTGTATTAAAATGTAATAGGGCTAATTAGAATGATCCAACAAAGAATTAATTTTAAATTAAGTATATAATTCGGCCCCAAAAAAGATGGGTGATAGATATGCATGGAGAAGGCAAACATATGGGAATGCATGGAGAAAGCAGCCACATGGGAATGAAGAAAGATTGGATGATGAAAAAATGGATAATGAAGATGATGACTGAAGATGAAATGAAGATGATGGCAGTCAAAAAATTAGACATGAAAATATCAGAATTAGAACAGAAATTGGAATACAAAAAATGGTTACGAGATACGTTAAAAAGTAAAATTCAACAATAAAATGAGAAAATCATAATAAAAGGAATTAGAGGTTATCTCTCATGTGGATAATCAATTACTAAGGAGTTGGTATAATTGTTGGAAAATAAATATTTATTTTTGGCTATTTTAGGGATTATGGGCGTGGTTGCAGTTTCTGGGTGTACTTCACAGACCACCACCAGTGCAAATACTGTTACCATACAAAATATGGCTTTCAATCCAGCTACACTTAATGTTCAAGTTGGTACAACTGTTACCTGGACAAACAAAGATTCTGCAACTCATCGTGTAGTGAGTGATACAGGATTATTTAATAGTGGCGATTTAACTACTGGGATGAGTTATAACTACACTTTCAATCAAACTGGATCCTTTTCATATCACTGCTCAATACATCCATCCATGACTGGAACCGTTGTAGTTTCAACTAATGATCCATCAAACAGCAACACTTCAACAAATACTAATTCCGGCGGATCTGGACCAAAATATTAAATAAACACTCTCAAATAAATAGAATTTTTTAGGAGCGGAAACAAATCACTATGAGTTTTTATTTCGCTCCATTAATTTTTACTTTTAATTATATAAAATGATGAAAAAAGAAGAATGTAATTAAATTCTCTGAAATAAAAAAAAACCATATTATGATGGTATCTTTTGTTCTAATTTGATTAATGATTTAATGGCATAAATTAATGTGTCTATTCCATCATCAGGCAAATTTATCAAAATATTCCTCTTCTTTGTATTCGTTTTGGATTAAAGGCTTCATAGCTTCTATCATACTTCCCATGATCAAAAATAAATTTTCATCTTTATCTTTCAATGCGTTAACCAATGATCGTTCTACACTTTTTCGTGAGCTGATGTCTATTAAAATTGAGATAGCACCTAAATATGTGCCATCTGCTTTAAATAGGGGATTCGTGGATACTAAAACGTGCGAAAATACACCTTGTTTGTTCAGCAATTTTAATTCATAAGTTTGGCCCGTCAATTTCTCAGTTTTATTCAAATAATAATTTATTAGCTCTTCACCCCTTCTGTCTGTAAAATTAGATATGTCCTTTTTAAGCATTTCAGACACGGTGTAGCCTAACATTTTAGCTATAGATTGGTTAACGTAGGTTAATTTATTATTTGAGTTCATTAAAAAAACGCCTGATTGGGCTTTTTCTACTATTAACCTATATTTCTCTTCACTTTCTCTTAATTTTCTTTCTATGTTTTTGCGTTCTATTGCATATTTAATGGATTTGGCCAATAACTGACTCTCAATCTGCCCCTTAACAAGATAATCCTGGGCACCTTCTGCAACAGCGTTGATAGCTAATTCTTCATCAGTAAGACCTGTGAGTATGATTATGGGCATGTTGGGAGCATTTTGGTTCATTTTAATGAAAGTATCAATCCCATGACTATCAGGGAGGTTAAGATCGAGGAGTAAGATATCTATATCCTCTTTAACGAGAATTTTCAACCCATCACTTAGATTACCAACATTTAATAGATTAAAATGAATACCAACAGCGTCTTTTAACATCTCTCGGATTATAATAACATCTCCTGGATTATCTTCGATAATCAGGACATTTGTTATATTTTCACGCATACGATTCACCGTGGAGGTAGTTTTACAATATTGAGCCAAAAGTCTTCAATATTACTAATTACTTTAATGAAATGGTCAAAATCAAATGGTTTAGTAATATAACAATTAGCATTATGTTTATAAGTCTCAATAATATCTTCTTCAGCTGTAGATGTGGTTAAAATTATTACTGGAATGCATTTAAGGCTTTTATCTTCTTTAATTTCTTTTAAAACTTCTCTTCCATCCTTTCTAGGCAAATTTAAATCTAGTAGTACTATATCTGGACGAGAGGCCTGAGAATATTCGCCTTCCCTTCGAAGCATTTTCATGGCTTTTTCGCCGTCTAGTGCCACCTGCATCTTGTTATCGATCTTAGCATCTTTGAAAACTTCTTCAATTAAACGAATGTCGCCAAGATTGTCTTCTATTAATAATATTTCAATAGGGTTTGCCGAGTCCGGCCGCATATTATCAAATCCTTACTGATATTCTTTAGCACTATTCATAAAATGGAATTAATTGGAGTTATCATTTTTTGCTCTTCATTGTTTTTTTGGAAGGAATGGGAGGCATATTCTGTTCTAGATTTCTTAGTCTTTCTGATAAGAAGTCTAGAACTTGCTTTCGTTCTTCAAAAGTTACGTCTTTTTTGGAAAGCATGTTAATTAATTCTGTGATGCTTCTGACAGATTGTGTTCCAGTACTTTCATCCATAAGGAGGATGTCTCTTTTGCCAATTTCCTTTGCTGGGGCTACACATACGGCTCCTAAGATATTCCCGTTCTTATCCTTTACATCCATAGTGCTGGTAAATTTTTTCTCTACTTTCATACTAAATCACCTAATTACATTTTGATACATTATAATAAATAAAGTTTTTCATTAAAACTTATTCACATATGCCTGTTAGAATTGATAATGTAAAAAAGATGTTTCCTGGAGTTTTAAGACTCCAAGAACACTTCATCATGTCTTCCTTACTTCGGAGGCGGTAAGGACATGAAATTTAATTAATTGAATTACAACTTATTTCAACCAATTACATCTTATGACGATATAATTTATAAACATTTCTATATTTTAACAATTATTTTTAAGAGAAGAAAAAAGGAGATAATGAGTTTAAAATATGATTGTCCTATTAAATTTTTATGGTAAATTTGAATGTGCTGCCTTTTCCTGGTTCAGATTCTGCCCAGATTTCGCCACCATGTTGATGAACGATCCTCTGGGCAATAGACAAACCAATTCCAGACCCTTCATACTCATGGTGGGTGTGTAATCGCTGGAAAATGGTGAAAATACGTTCTAAGTGTTCAGGATTTATACTCATTCCATTATCCTTCACATTGAAGAGATATTGATCATCTTCCTTTTCAGCGGATACATGGATTTCAGGTCTTTCATTGCTTCGATATTTGATAGCATTGGTAATGAGATTTTGGAATAATAAGATCATCTGATTTTCATCAGCTCTGATATTTTTAGGTAATTGATCATATGTTATTTTGGCATTATTTTCATTAATTATAACATTGAGATTTAAATTGA includes these proteins:
- a CDS encoding cupredoxin family copper-binding protein — translated: MLENKYLFLAILGIMGVVAVSGCTSQTTTSANTVTIQNMAFNPATLNVQVGTTVTWTNKDSATHRVVSDTGLFNSGDLTTGMSYNYTFNQTGSFSYHCSIHPSMTGTVVVSTNDPSNSNTSTNTNSGGSGPKY
- a CDS encoding PAS domain S-box protein — encoded protein: MRENITNVLIIEDNPGDVIIIREMLKDAVGIHFNLLNVGNLSDGLKILVKEDIDILLLDLNLPDSHGIDTFIKMNQNAPNMPIIILTGLTDEELAINAVAEGAQDYLVKGQIESQLLAKSIKYAIERKNIERKLRESEEKYRLIVEKAQSGVFLMNSNNKLTYVNQSIAKMLGYTVSEMLKKDISNFTDRRGEELINYYLNKTEKLTGQTYELKLLNKQGVFSHVLVSTNPLFKADGTYLGAISILIDISSRKSVERSLVNALKDKDENLFLIMGSMIEAMKPLIQNEYKEEEYFDKFA
- a CDS encoding response regulator; protein product: MRPDSANPIEILLIEDNLGDIRLIEEVFKDAKIDNKMQVALDGEKAMKMLRREGEYSQASRPDIVLLDLNLPRKDGREVLKEIKEDKSLKCIPVIILTTSTAEEDIIETYKHNANCYITKPFDFDHFIKVISNIEDFWLNIVKLPPR